The Candidatus Methylomirabilota bacterium nucleotide sequence GTCCTGGTACACCGGGCGCGCCTTCGTCCCGCCCGACAAGGGCGGCCAGCCGAAGGACTTCGAGCTGGGTCTCCTGAACAACCCGCTCATGAAGGACGGCAAGGGACACGGCGAGAAGTTCCTCGGAGTCGCCGGCTCGCTGGCGGTGGCCGCCAAGAGCCCGAACCTGCCGCTGGCGATCGAGGTCGCCAACGCCTTCGCCGACGTCGAGATCGGGAACATGTGGATGGCCCGGACCGGGATCCAGACCGGCATCAAGACCGACCCGGCGCGGATCGACAGCCCGATCAAGTGGTACTTCGACGAGTTCGCCAGGGTGAACAAGACCACCCGGTGGGTGGACCTCACCGCCCAGGCCGTGAAGGCCATCATGAAGCCGGGGCTGTGGGAGGTCTACGTGGCCACGGTCAACCAGGGACTGCCGAACAAGCTGATCGGGGCCGACGAGGCCCTGGCCAAGCTCGAAGAGGCGCGCCTCAAGGGCAAGTAAGGCCGCGCCGTTGGCGCGCGCCGAGGCGCTTCCGCGGATCCTGCCCCGGACGGCCACCCGCCGTCCGGGGCCCCGCCGGCCCTGGAGGGCGATCGCCCTCTTCGTCGGCCCGACCCTGGCCCTCTACCTCGCCGTCGTCGTCTACCCGATCCTCGTCACCTTCTACAACAGCTTCCACACGCTGCGCATGGATCTCGGCATGCAGTACGAGTTCGTGGGGCTCGAGCATTTCCGCGAGATCCTCGGGAGCGACGAGGTCTTCTGGAAGGCGGCCGGGAACTCGCTGACCTGGGGCCTGGTCGCCCCGCTGATCGACATCCCGCTGGCGTTCGTCCTGGCCCTCACGCTCTACGCCCGGGTGCCGTTCGCCAAGTTCTTCCGCACGGTGTGGTTCACGCCGGTCCTGATGTCCTACCCGGTCGTCGGCGTCATCTGGCTCTGGGTCTACAACTACGACTGGGGAATGGCGAACCTCCTCCTGCGAGCGGTCGGGCTCGGGGCGTATGCCCAGGCCTGGCTGGCGAGCCCGGCCACCGCCCTCCCCGCCCTCATCCTGGTCACCACCTGGATGTTCGCCGGGTTCAACATGGTCGTCCTGCTCGCGGCCATCCACGCGATCCCGGTCGAGTACCTCGAGGCGGCGCGGGTGGACGGGGCGAGCGGCTGGCGGCGCACGCTTCACATCATCGTGCCGCTCGTCCGGCCGACGCTCGTGAATCTGGCCATCCTCGACTTCATCGGCAAGATGAAGCAGTTCGCGCTGGTCTGGGTCATGACCCGCGGGGGGCCGATGTGGGGCACGGAGACGGTCGCGACGTACGTGATCAAGCGGGCCTTCGAGTGGAAGACACTCGACCTCGGCTACCCCTCGGCGATCGCGGTCCTGTGGTTCGCCATCATCTTCGGGCTCTCCTACGGCCTGACCCGACTGCTCCAGCGCCGGGAGGCGCTGCAGTTTTGACGACATGAGACGGCTCCGGCGCTGGCTGCTGCTCGTTCCGGTTCTCGCCTACACGGCATTCTCGGCGGGACCCTATCTGTGGACCGCGGCGATGTCGCTCCGGACCACCGACGAGATCTACCGGAGCCACTACGGCCTGCCGATCCCGGCCCACTGGGAGAAGTACCACGCGGCCTGGACGCAGTTCGGCTACGCGACCTACTTCCGCAACAGCGCGATCGTGTCGGTCGCCTCCGTCCTGATGGTCACCGTGCTGGGCGCGATGGCCGGCTTCGCCTTCGGGCGCTCCCGCTACGCCTTCCCGCTCCGGGAGCCGCTCTTCCTCCTGATCTTCCTCTCGCTCATGTTCCCGCCCCAGATCATGCTGCTCGCGCTCTTCCAGATCCTGGTCCAGTACCGGCTCTTCAACACGCTGACCGGGCTCGTCCTCGTCTACGTGGCGACCGAGCTGCCGCTGACGATCTACCTCCTGCGGGCGTTCTTCGCCCAGATTCCGCAAGAGCTGGAGGAGGCGGCTCGGATCGACGGATGCGGCGACTGGACGATGTTCTGGCGGGTGATGTTCCCGATGGCCTTGCCGGCGGTGGCGACCACCGTGATCCTGAACTTCATCTACTTCTGGAACGAGTTCCTCTACGCGGTCGTGTTCATCACGCAGCAGAGGATCCGGACGCTCCCGCTGGCCATCCAGTTCCTGGTGAGCGACCAGTACTTCGACATCGGCATGCTGGCGACCGGGCTCATGATCGCCACGCTGCCGGTGCTGGCGCTCTACGTCTTCCTCTCCGAGTGGTTCGTGAAGGGCATGACCGCGGGGGCGATCAAGGGGTAGACCTTCCGAGGGCTGGCCGGCGTCGCGCCGCGCGCCGCCGAGCGTAGCCGAGGAGCGGCCTGAGGTGGCCGCGGCGCTCGAGCGCGCGCTGCGCGCGTATCTCGCCCGGGTCGGGCGGCGCGCTACCGGCCGTTCCTGTCGGCGGGCGGGTCCCCCGGGTGAGGGCTACTGCACCACCCGGGGCGGCTTCGGCTCGTGTGGGAAGCTCAGGATGTCGGTCGTGTTGCACTGGTGGTCGGCGACCACGAAGTGCCAGTCCTTGGGGTTGAGGGGGGCCGCCGAGGTGTCGACCTCCAGCTGGTACACGCCGTTCGGGAAGTTCGCCTTGAGGTCGCGCATCCGGCGGGGCGGGTCCATGGCGTAGGCGCGGCCGGTGGCGGCATTGAACGCGAGGACCTGGGGACCGAGGTCGTTGTTCGGGTCTGTGACCTCCGCCTTGACGAAGCTCACCTTGCCCTGCTTGGCGTCCCAGGGGAAGAC carries:
- a CDS encoding sugar ABC transporter permease, whose protein sequence is MARAEALPRILPRTATRRPGPRRPWRAIALFVGPTLALYLAVVVYPILVTFYNSFHTLRMDLGMQYEFVGLEHFREILGSDEVFWKAAGNSLTWGLVAPLIDIPLAFVLALTLYARVPFAKFFRTVWFTPVLMSYPVVGVIWLWVYNYDWGMANLLLRAVGLGAYAQAWLASPATALPALILVTTWMFAGFNMVVLLAAIHAIPVEYLEAARVDGASGWRRTLHIIVPLVRPTLVNLAILDFIGKMKQFALVWVMTRGGPMWGTETVATYVIKRAFEWKTLDLGYPSAIAVLWFAIIFGLSYGLTRLLQRREALQF
- a CDS encoding carboxypeptidase-like regulatory domain-containing protein encodes the protein NNVWDRGALVGQDGRFRIELASGGQYGLHVYSSGYVYSPNAVKVDTGKTLEVNVVLVAEPTRANDPVIKKAGVFPWDAKQGKVSFVKAEVTDPNNDLGPQVLAFNAATGRAYAMDPPRRMRDLKANFPNGVYQLEVDTSAAPLNPKDWHFVVADHQCNTTDILSFPHEPKPPRVVQ
- a CDS encoding carbohydrate ABC transporter permease, whose amino-acid sequence is MRRLRRWLLLVPVLAYTAFSAGPYLWTAAMSLRTTDEIYRSHYGLPIPAHWEKYHAAWTQFGYATYFRNSAIVSVASVLMVTVLGAMAGFAFGRSRYAFPLREPLFLLIFLSLMFPPQIMLLALFQILVQYRLFNTLTGLVLVYVATELPLTIYLLRAFFAQIPQELEEAARIDGCGDWTMFWRVMFPMALPAVATTVILNFIYFWNEFLYAVVFITQQRIRTLPLAIQFLVSDQYFDIGMLATGLMIATLPVLALYVFLSEWFVKGMTAGAIKG